In Oxalobacteraceae bacterium OTU3CINTB1, the sequence CGTTCACCTGTCGCCAGCGTAGGGAATGGCACGTAATACATGACGATACCGCTGACAAACCACATCAGGAACAACAACGCCAGGCCAACGCCCAGCCACTTGTGCAGGAAGATCAGCGCTTTTTTCATGGCGCGATCAGAAAGTGGTGCGGGCGGTCAGCTGGACAGTACGCGGTGCACCCAGCAGCCATCGCACGCCTCCGGCGCCTGAGAGCGCATAGTCGCGGTTGGCCAGGTTCTTCACGGCCAGCGTCAACGTCAAGGCCTCGGACTGACGCCATGCCAGCGATGCATCGAGCACGGTGTAGGCGGGCAGGTTCGCCGTATTGGCCACATTCGACTGGCGCATGTCGACATAGCGCGCGCCCATGCCCGCATCCCACTGCGGCAGGAACCGATAGCGGCTCCAGAGGCTTGCGGTGCGTTCCGGCACACCGGCCGGTGTGTTGCCGTCACGCGAGACTGGCTGGCCGTTGACGATCTCTTTAAAATCGTCGTAGCGTGCACGGAGCACAGCTGCATTGGCATCGATCGTCCAGCCTCGCACCGGTTCGGCGGCAAAAGCCACTTCAAGACCGGTGGAGGACTGCTGGCCGATTTGCTGTGCCACCCCTGGATTGTCCGGATCGCGCGACAGCAAATTGCGTTTCTCGATTCGGTAAACAGCGACCGTCCATTCGCCCTTCACTGCCGACAAACCTCCTTTGGCGCCGAATTCCAGTTGCCGCCCACGAGTCAGATCGAAACTGACCGACCCATTCGGCAGCGCGAGCGCGCCGCTTAGCGGATCGGTCGCGGTGCCGAACTGGCCATACAGGGACAGCTCAGCGGTCGGCATCCATATCGTGCCTACACGGCCAGTAACCGGCGCATAGTTCTTGCCCAGTACGATCCTGGTACGCAGGTCCCTATTGTCGAAATCCATCGCGTCGCGACGTAGTCCGACAATCAATTTCCAGTGCGTGGCGACATCGAGCACATTCTCGGCGAAGAAAGCGCGGTTTGCCAGCTCGGCTCGACGGCCAGGCGTGGTCGCAACAGGGCTGATGAAGTTGCCTGGCTCAAAATCTTTCGGATCGATGACGCTGGCGCCGCCGTAGGGTGAATTATTGCTGTGAATGAGACGTGTGCGGTACCACTCGAAACCAATCACTGTCCGGTTCGTGAGACCTGCGATGCGGCCATCGATGACGGCGTCGAAGCGGTTGCCAGCCTGTTCCTGGTCGTGCAGGATTTCCAGGTAGTCGCTGCGATTGACGAGCGTGCCAGTGGCGTTCAGCGTGTACGTCTCAGCGTTGCGCCAGTGGCGGTTGCTGGTGAGATAATAACTTTCATTGCGCAGCAGCATACCTGGCGCTGCACGATACTCAAGTCGCAGTCGTCCGATCCGGTCGTTGTAGCGCACCAATGCATCATCGACGTTAAAGCTAGTGCGGCGCAGGCCAGGGTCCAGCTGCCTGCTGCGCAGCGGCGTTCCAAAGTAGCGCGCGTCGTCGTTGTGACCTGCGTCGAGCGACACCGTCGCCTTCAGGTCCGGGTTGATGCGCCATGCCAGCGCTGCCGAAACGTTCTGGCGCTCGTAGCCGTTGTCGCGACGGTAGCCATTGCTCTTTTCCCCATCCACGTACAAGGAGTAGGCCACACTGTCGCTGGCAGGACCGCTGACGCCGATACCGCTTTGTACGGTATCGAATGAACCGATGCCGAAAAAGGCTTCGCGGCGGCTGCGGTCGAAGCGCGGCTGCCTGGTGACATAGTTAATGGCCGCGCCAATGGCACCGTCGCCGTACAGTACCGATGCAGGGCCGCGCAATACTTCCACCGATGCCAGCGGCCAGGTGGAGAAGGGATAAGTGATGGTGCCGGCTGCAACGACCAGGCGGGTCCCATCAACTAGCTGAGCGACGGAATTATGTCCTCCGAACCCGCGCACGGACAGGCTGGTACCGCCATTGCCAGGCGATGGTGCTTCGCTGATGCCGGGCATTCGGATGGCCACGTCTTGGGCTCGCGTAAGGCTGCGCTCGGCGATATCAGTACTGCCAAGCGCGCTCACGCTCGCAGGCGTTTCGCGTGCCGTCAATCCCAGCCGCGAGCCGGTGCCGTTTCGCTCGTCAAGCGACAGGCCACTGCCAGCCAGGTAACGTGATTCGGTGATCTCCACTGTGGTGAGGGACTGCTCTTGGGCCGCGCTTTCGGCACCAATGGCAAATCCCAGAGCGCCAGCGGCCAAGGCGGTCCTCTGCCAACGGCAGTTCTGCATACGTTTGTTCATTTCTATCTTTCGACGAGGTGACAGACGCTCGCCGGTCCAGGACTGGTCGTGCAGACGCACCAACGGAGACATGTAAGTACGCGCGCGACAAAGCACACGGCACATCCACCGCAAAAAATAATCCCAGGTCTGAAAAAGCTAGAGCGTCCAATAGGCAAGACCACACCCCGGGTCTTTGCACAATGATCGTGACCGGCCGGTCTTCTGGCTCGCCGTCGTCCTCCCCGGTTCCTGCCTTCCCGCCCCATTAATTCAGGCAGTGGCGTTGAACCGGCTCGTCAGGCTTACAGCAGCGGGGGCTGCGCCGGAATGGCGGGGATGAATATCCCGCGCGTCACCGGCTTCCCGTTTCACCCCGCCATCGGTTGATGGCGGGACACCGTTCACTTAAGCGCTGGATTCTACAGGCAACGTTGGGCCTTTGTCACTCATCAAGTGCCGCCGTGAGGCTACACCAGGTATATAGCCCGAGCGAGACCGGCAAGTGTTTAACTGGTGGGTAATGACAAGGAGACTCACCTGCTTCCCGCACAAAGAAAAATTGCCAAGCGGTTACAAAATACGCACTTCTTGAGGCGACTTATCGGCTATATTCTGTGCCTAGAGGATTGTCTGGTCACGCTATTAAGGAGCGAAGCTTGGGTTTTTTCACGGATGACGAATTAGGATCGCTCAAAATTACAAACATGATCCTCCACGTTGTTGGTGGCGGTGAGTTCAATCCGGCGCCGGCCAGGGCGGTGGAGCACGAGCAGTTCTTCCTAGCCCGCATTGGAAACACTGATGCGTCGCCCGTGTACAGCTTTGCGGAGACGTCGCTGACAAAGGCGGAAGTGCAGCGCATGTTTACCAGCGAGATTTCTTTCGAAGACGGTGCGCAAAATTTGGCCCGAGAGTTTTCAAAGCTTCACGTTAAGACCAGCAGTGATGGAGCGCTCTTCATGTTCGAACTGTCGGTCAAGGATAAGAATACAAAACTGTATAGCCTTATCAAGTACGACTATCGCGAAGCCATTGAACAGCCCGATGGGGAACATGGGCTGTTGAGACGCATTGTCCATGCATTTATTGCTGACAAAAAGGCGATACAAAAATCAGCGATCATAAGGGTCAAGGATGGGGTAGCTGAGACCGTCATTTCGACAACCGATAGGATGAAGCAAGCACCGGCCATCGGCGACTACTTCGCGACGTTCCTTGATGCTACAAGGAGCCTTAGCGACGAAGAGCTCAACCAAAAAACCGTTGACCTGGTTCGCAACTTGTTAGGTGAAAACAAGGAGCATCTGCCGAACAAGAATGTCGCGCTGGCGTACGGTATCGCCAAAAACGTTTTGCGCGATCGGCAGGAAATAAATGAAGAAGCGATTATTGATGCTGTCTTGGCAGCTGCGGGGAATCCGCAAGATGAAACTGTACAGTCCCGCCTGCGTACCGTCACCGCGAGGAAGATTCGCGGCGCAAGACTCGATGGACTCGGCTTCAAGCCCAACCCTCGAATCCTCAAGCGCCCTACCATTCGCAAAGTTAGAACTGTAGAGGGCGTCACGATCACCTACCCTGAACAAGACGGGGCAGTTACCGTACTGAGGAAAAAAACCGATCGTGGTGGGGAGACGATTACGATCGAAACAGAGAAGGTGACGGAGGATTCAGTTGTCGGAAATTAAGCTCGCCGCCGTGATTGACAGGCTAGTGGCCGCCGACGAAGCGTTCGTCGCTGAGACGCCCGAGCGCGTCACGTTGTCTCAGCTGAGCCTGCCGTCAGCGAACGAGCTGCGAGCTCTGATTTCGCAGGCCGGCTTAATAGCGCTTGTCTACGATGGCGCCAACGAAGACTGGTCGAGCCTTGATCTTGTGGAGGCGTATGCTCCTTACCGCATAACGTTTGCAAAACCTGCCGTCTCTGCGAGCGAACTACTCGTTCTTACGAACACGGCATTTTCTGCTTTTCTTAGAACCGAAAACCCAGCAGCGGTTTGGCGCATCGCCTTGCTCGGTGCGTCGATCTTCACTGAAGGACGAACATACACGAGCTGGGCTGACAAGGCGTCAGCCCCGCTCGCGGTGAGGAAGAAAAGCCCCCGGTCTCTCGTACGCGAGGCCAGCGGCAATCGAATTGTGCCTCCAACTGTGGCGCCTTGGACATTGGTTGACTCAAGTTTCGTCCCCCAATCAGCAGCAGCGGTCCTATGGGCAAACGCCAGCATTGCAGCATGCATGCGCTCCTTGGCGGACGATATTGATAGTGAAAGCGGCGAACTGAAGTTCAAAGGTCCGCCACGCCTTACATTTAAACTACACGATCAGCCGAACAAATACTTCGACGAACTCGGGTCTGACGGCTTCGCAGCCTTGCACCTCGCGACAGCTTGGGTTTTTGAGAACGAACGTGAAGCGGAGGTTCGCCATATACTTTTTGCCTGCGAAATTGCGCGGTCAAATGGCGCAGGCGATAGCGAGTTGCTTCTGTTCGGTAGGAATATCATGCCCGCACTCGATGGTGCCAAAATCGCCTACCAAATGTCGATTTCCGAGGTGGGAAAGGACACGCTAAAAAGCCTAGCGGACCTCCGAAAATCCGTAACAGAAGATACCTCGAAGGTCACAGAAGGTACAAGGCAAGTCGCAGCGGCTGTTGCGGGAGCGCTAGCGCTAGGATTTGGTCTCATCGCCGCTCGTCTCTCGACATCTACACCACGCTGGCTTCTCATAACTGTCATGGTCATCGTCGTGTTGTACGTTACAGCGATAATTTTTTCAGGATACGACTTCATACGTCTACAACGAAACATCAGACGGCAGTGGCAGTCTCGCTTGTATCGGTTTTTACCGCCAGAAGAGTACAAGTCGATGGTTGCGACCCCGACCGCGCACGCGGAGAGGACATTTAAAATAACAGCATGCGTTGGCGGGGTTGCAGTGGCATTGCTGGCTGTAGCAATCTTTTGCGATTGGGCCGCTGCCGCCTCTGCAACGGCGTCAACTGATGCGAATACCGAGGCGCCTGTCGAAGCTGGGGGAAAGGCAAAGGTTCAGGTTCCAGCTGCGGCAAATGCCCACACTTCGCTGCCGATATCTACCGGTGCGGCGAAACAGGAACTTGAAAAACAGGCTTCTTCTGCTGCCGCGCAAGAAGGCAAGGAAAAGGCACAGACTGTCCCCTCCACTGCCAAACCCTAGCGTTCGTCACCGACTAACATGCTCAAGCAAATCAAAATTTTTCGCTGGTGCTGCGCGAGCGCGCACTTCGTTTAACGTAGGAGCTAATTTTCATGATATCAATTTCAACTTGGCGATTCACCCGAAACCATCGTACACCTGCCGGCTTCTTAAACGCAAACCGGCCGAGTACGAATGCGCTGTCCGTGCTTTACCGCTGGCAAACCCTCGCAAAAAACAGATCTTTCGAAGTGACGGTCGACGAGGATGACAAACTAGAGGCAACCCTTTGTTGTAGCACCGACGACATGGCGGCAGGAAGCCAAATAGACGCGATGTGCTTAGAGCTAGGCGTTGTACGCGGGCCGGTCTCCGCTAGCCAAAGTTAAACTCGCGATTCTTCCCTTGTGCGACATCGCCCCAGATGCGATTAGGGAGCGGATGTCGACTAAAGAATACCAAGTGGTAAAGAGGGCGATTTGCATTGTCGCGGACTAGCGGCATTCTTTGACTAATTGTGAACCCGAGCGCCGCGACTAGCCCGCACCAGTAGTCGAAGAACGCCTCATCAGCGTGGCCGCTGACAAACGTGGCAGGATCTATATGATCGCGCCAGCCAGGGGCCGTCCGGTCGAAACGAGCCCGCTCCGGATTGAACTCCATGAGAACATTCCGGCGCAAATCCATCGTACTGAAATGAACCGCGAAGTCCACATACTGCAATTTAGCGAGCTTTTCTATCACACCAAAATCCAAGTATTGCAAGTTATATGGGTCAAGGTACGCAAGACACAGGGCACCACTGGGGACAGCTTTTAGGACATCATCGACTGTTTCATCTGCCGGTCCTGTCAAAGCTTCGACTGGCGCACCAAAATATCGCAACCTAGCCTCACATGCTCTCGCGCGCTCCGCATCCAAATCACCAACTAAGCAAGAAGTGAAATCCGCCCTACCCAACCGAGAGTGCTGCCAAGCGATGAGCGAGCCGCCGTGGCGACTAATGCTCTCGCCCTTAACCTGAATACGGCCGGGGCCGCAGAAAAGGTCAACAAACACCCTGCTATTGAACTTCTTGCGAGCCTCTCGCGTTCCCTCGATATACTTGGCTAGGAATGTGTGCTTCTGAGACGGAACCCAATCGCCGACGCCGTCACCATTTCTGCCTCGCTCAATAGAGAGCAATGGGAACGGATCATTGTCGTAAGATAAAGTGAATGTCATATAGCCTTTAAATGCTAGAACAACTTGACCTGACCGGAGCGCTCAATAAGGTCGCTATCGCCCATGTAGCGTGAATGCCTTTGGCGTTTTCCCTTTTGAGTCGTTATGATGATTTCCTTCTCTGCGGCGAGCATGGCCAGTGCATCGTGGTACATCTCAGCTGTAGCTGGGGAGGTATTGCATGTCGAAGAGAATAGCTCTGCGATCGTCAGAGGGCCAGGCCTAGCCACAATGTTCTCGGCTAGTTGCTCTACAAGCGAAATCTTGGTCGCGGCCCTTGCGACATCGTCGAATTGGAACCCACCATCGAATTCCTGTCTGAAGCCCATCGTCTGCGGAGACAACATATCCAATCCAGCGCCACCGTAATGCACAAAGTGATTTTGGAACTTCCAATGGACTTGCTTCATCACATCCTGAGCTCTGTGGTGCTGAGCCAAATGCACAAGCCAATATTCACCATGTCCGTTTCCTTGTCCCCGAATAAAAAACGGGGTAAAGAATTTAGCTCCGCAATTCTTCACGAGTGCTTGGTACAGGGCCCCCTGGATAAATCGACGCCAGTCTGCATCGTTCGCTTTTATATCCTCTACAGACTGCCCCCTAAGCGCGGTACGAATATCGATCGCCAACGCCTTGCTTACGTGATCAGTAAACTCGTCGTTCGTATAGGTGGCAAATGACGAAACATGAAAGGTCAGAACGACCTCACTATTTGGCAGGCCCGTAAAAATCTCTTTGATCAGCGGCGCGGGCACCTCCATATAACCATACTGATCCAGAAAGAATAGCGCTCGATACGCTTTGGGTGTATGGCGCGAAACACTGGCGATCGTCGCTGAGGCAGCCACACCAAACTCTTCGCAAATCAAGTGAATGCTCTTCCCGATCTGTGCGCCGTATCCCTCTTCACCTAATACCTTCGACAGATGATTGATGGCGTGCTTGTCTTTATCGATGAAGATGTACTGCACATCCAATTTCAGCTTCTTCGTCCGGTCGCGATTGATGGCAAATTCGGCCTCCTCCACCGCCTTAATCATCCTTATTGGAGAACCCCACGCCATTTCCGATGTTCCGCGAATCCGGTAGAGCCCGCCACCACAAAAGCCGTCAACCAACGTCAGACGGAATCGATCCATCGCCCTAGACTTCAATGTCCGCTGCTCAAAATACCGAATCAAATAACCCACAAGGACCTCATGCTTAGTGAGGCTATGAGCATCTAGCTCTGCCGGGCCATTTCTCCAGTCGTAATGCTTCCCCTGCGCCAAGTGAAGTCCTTTAAGGTGGCTACTCGTTATTTACTCTTCTGAACCTTCGGAAATTGATCCCAGTGTTTGCCGGAAAGGACTCGTCCGGCCTTTCCTTTGCCCACGGCAGCAAGCTTAATTTCCTTGTCGTCATGGCGAACAATGTGGATTACAGTCCTCTTCGTCATGGAGTCTGCCGCATGCTCCACTGGCGCCCAATGGCCCCACTGCTTGAAGTGAAATGCCACCTTTGCGGCGCCACACTGCTTGCGTAATGCATCAGGCCACTGCGGCTCCATTGGCCGAGCCCCATGCCCAGACTCTCCTCCAGCGATCACCCAATCCACCCGGATCCCGCTTTCATTCCGCTCCAAAAAGGGAGAAATATCGACTGGTCCCAACAGGGGTTCACATGACAGAAATCGTACAGCAGGCGTTGCAAAAGCCAGCAAATGACGAATTCGCTTATCAGCCTCTGCCTGGTTTTCCACCGTAGTACCCAGCCAAACATTCGCAGGAAAATCGTACCCTTTAGGCAATTGCTTCCTAACGAGGTGAATGCGCTTAGTGAGCAGCAGCCAATCAAGATGAGGAGTCTTCGAAATCAATTCTAACAGGCGTAATCGATGAGGAACCAAGTCAGGGCGATTTTCAAAAACATCCGCCATCGAAGCACAAAATACACGCTTACGAACGCCCTCCGCTGCTGCTTCTGCGTCCCACTTCAACGGCTCCTTCCAATGCGCATCAGAAAAAAACCGGCGTTCAGATTTTGGCCCCCACACGTCCGCACCTAATCGCTTGGCCCATGTCTCTGCATAGCAATGATCGCAGGCAGCGGACACCCGGATGCACCCCCACCAGGGATTAAATGTGTGGTGCGTCCATTCAATTGCAGCGTCTTTCCCCATTACTATGTTCTTCAGTTAGTCCCGGCAAGAAGCTCTGAGAAGCTGCGCGCCGAAGGTTGCGTATTAAATTTCTTATCTATCATGCATGAAGCGTTGGAAGGATTTCAGGTCGAGACTTTTCGGAAGGTCACTGAGACTCGCCTACCCCGAATAACGCCGGCATCAGCTCGCTTCTTAGCAATTTCATGACTCCATTTGCTACGAGCCTCTCCTGCTAGAATCACAGCGCTACCACGAGGCAACATCTGTCGGTACTTCTGTTCCTCACCTTTCAACTTCCGGCTGAACACCATCTCCCACGTCTCGCGAAGGCTTATCGTCACGACAGGACCGCTGAAACAAGAAGGGCAATCAATGTGTTTAGAAATGCCTTGCCCCCCAGTGTACTCATTCACAATTACTTGGTCAGGCACTTCTGGAACCAAACCTTCCTCGTACAGGCGTTGCGCGATCACCTGAGCCCAACTTGGCAGCGGCCCCATATACGCACTAGGGTCCACACGGCGGGCTTTGTAATCGTAACGCCACCCGTAATGCTGAACGCGCCGAGCCATACTTGCATCCCATAGATTTGAGTCGATTACCTCCAAAAGCGCAAACTCCTCATCTGGCTCCAAGAAGGCGGGAATAATCGTCAACCCAGAAGGCGGGTCTAGCGCAGGCACCGAGTTCTCTTCAGTCAAACTCGATGAAGACCGACGGACGCTTTCGGTTGCCAGAAACGAGGTTTGCGGATGCTCTTCTTCACCTCGTACGCTTTCGCTCTGCTTCTGAGCCGGCCTCGGTAACTTAAAGGGAATCGAAGCAACTGTCAGCCAAGAGCGGAATCCATCAACGTCCAATTTCGAGCTTACAGCCCCTGAAGGAACAGTGATTTCAACAAACCCTTCAACGCTTAAAGCTGCCTGTTTTGCGGCTGCCTTAATTTTTCCTTCACCCGAGTACTTGTAAATACCAGACGGCAGGGTCAACGTTTGCTGCACAAGATGCGGGCAAACCTCACGCGCCAATGCTGTCGCAGCAGCCCGTATTCCAGAGGCCAAAAGGTCGTTTTCATACCATAAACCCCGTTGG encodes:
- a CDS encoding three-Cys-motif partner protein TcmP, giving the protein MAQGKHYDWRNGPAELDAHSLTKHEVLVGYLIRYFEQRTLKSRAMDRFRLTLVDGFCGGGLYRIRGTSEMAWGSPIRMIKAVEEAEFAINRDRTKKLKLDVQYIFIDKDKHAINHLSKVLGEEGYGAQIGKSIHLICEEFGVAASATIASVSRHTPKAYRALFFLDQYGYMEVPAPLIKEIFTGLPNSEVVLTFHVSSFATYTNDEFTDHVSKALAIDIRTALRGQSVEDIKANDADWRRFIQGALYQALVKNCGAKFFTPFFIRGQGNGHGEYWLVHLAQHHRAQDVMKQVHWKFQNHFVHYGGAGLDMLSPQTMGFRQEFDGGFQFDDVARAATKISLVEQLAENIVARPGPLTIAELFSSTCNTSPATAEMYHDALAMLAAEKEIIITTQKGKRQRHSRYMGDSDLIERSGQVKLF
- a CDS encoding phage Gp37/Gp68 family protein, translated to MGKDAAIEWTHHTFNPWWGCIRVSAACDHCYAETWAKRLGADVWGPKSERRFFSDAHWKEPLKWDAEAAAEGVRKRVFCASMADVFENRPDLVPHRLRLLELISKTPHLDWLLLTKRIHLVRKQLPKGYDFPANVWLGTTVENQAEADKRIRHLLAFATPAVRFLSCEPLLGPVDISPFLERNESGIRVDWVIAGGESGHGARPMEPQWPDALRKQCGAAKVAFHFKQWGHWAPVEHAADSMTKRTVIHIVRHDDKEIKLAAVGKGKAGRVLSGKHWDQFPKVQKSK
- a CDS encoding alpha-ketoglutarate-dependent dioxygenase AlkB, which codes for MDATMLLLQDRGTIQDLGIHENIVALVFQLVLLRPDPERYMKWKEDWRAIPPGAWWTGAILTGYVAGYSRLPGLLRGSDTERRHLSLRTWKLARPDGIDFWGKLCKDKVSWKPVDEHAQINIGKESLWSRRMSQRGLWYENDLLASGIRAAATALAREVCPHLVQQTLTLPSGIYKYSGEGKIKAAAKQAALSVEGFVEITVPSGAVSSKLDVDGFRSWLTVASIPFKLPRPAQKQSESVRGEEEHPQTSFLATESVRRSSSSLTEENSVPALDPPSGLTIIPAFLEPDEEFALLEVIDSNLWDASMARRVQHYGWRYDYKARRVDPSAYMGPLPSWAQVIAQRLYEEGLVPEVPDQVIVNEYTGGQGISKHIDCPSCFSGPVVTISLRETWEMVFSRKLKGEEQKYRQMLPRGSAVILAGEARSKWSHEIAKKRADAGVIRGRRVSVTFRKVST
- a CDS encoding TonB-dependent siderophore receptor yields the protein MNKRMQNCRWQRTALAAGALGFAIGAESAAQEQSLTTVEITESRYLAGSGLSLDERNGTGSRLGLTARETPASVSALGSTDIAERSLTRAQDVAIRMPGISEAPSPGNGGTSLSVRGFGGHNSVAQLVDGTRLVVAAGTITYPFSTWPLASVEVLRGPASVLYGDGAIGAAINYVTRQPRFDRSRREAFFGIGSFDTVQSGIGVSGPASDSVAYSLYVDGEKSNGYRRDNGYERQNVSAALAWRINPDLKATVSLDAGHNDDARYFGTPLRSRQLDPGLRRTSFNVDDALVRYNDRIGRLRLEYRAAPGMLLRNESYYLTSNRHWRNAETYTLNATGTLVNRSDYLEILHDQEQAGNRFDAVIDGRIAGLTNRTVIGFEWYRTRLIHSNNSPYGGASVIDPKDFEPGNFISPVATTPGRRAELANRAFFAENVLDVATHWKLIVGLRRDAMDFDNRDLRTRIVLGKNYAPVTGRVGTIWMPTAELSLYGQFGTATDPLSGALALPNGSVSFDLTRGRQLEFGAKGGLSAVKGEWTVAVYRIEKRNLLSRDPDNPGVAQQIGQQSSTGLEVAFAAEPVRGWTIDANAAVLRARYDDFKEIVNGQPVSRDGNTPAGVPERTASLWSRYRFLPQWDAGMGARYVDMRQSNVANTANLPAYTVLDASLAWRQSEALTLTLAVKNLANRDYALSGAGGVRWLLGAPRTVQLTARTTF
- a CDS encoding nucleoid-associated protein; protein product: MGFFTDDELGSLKITNMILHVVGGGEFNPAPARAVEHEQFFLARIGNTDASPVYSFAETSLTKAEVQRMFTSEISFEDGAQNLAREFSKLHVKTSSDGALFMFELSVKDKNTKLYSLIKYDYREAIEQPDGEHGLLRRIVHAFIADKKAIQKSAIIRVKDGVAETVISTTDRMKQAPAIGDYFATFLDATRSLSDEELNQKTVDLVRNLLGENKEHLPNKNVALAYGIAKNVLRDRQEINEEAIIDAVLAAAGNPQDETVQSRLRTVTARKIRGARLDGLGFKPNPRILKRPTIRKVRTVEGVTITYPEQDGAVTVLRKKTDRGGETITIETEKVTEDSVVGN
- a CDS encoding three-Cys-motif partner protein TcmP yields the protein MTFTLSYDNDPFPLLSIERGRNGDGVGDWVPSQKHTFLAKYIEGTREARKKFNSRVFVDLFCGPGRIQVKGESISRHGGSLIAWQHSRLGRADFTSCLVGDLDAERARACEARLRYFGAPVEALTGPADETVDDVLKAVPSGALCLAYLDPYNLQYLDFGVIEKLAKLQYVDFAVHFSTMDLRRNVLMEFNPERARFDRTAPGWRDHIDPATFVSGHADEAFFDYWCGLVAALGFTISQRMPLVRDNANRPLYHLVFFSRHPLPNRIWGDVAQGKNREFNFG